The following nucleotide sequence is from Natronomonas pharaonis DSM 2160.
CTCGTGGGGCCGGACGCTCTACGAAGAGGAAACAACGTTTACCGAGGTTCTTGACGAGTTTTGCAACGAGGACTACACTCTCAATCAGGATCAGCGGATCGTTTTTGTTGGAGAATCAGTCCGCGAGCGACTGGACATTGTACTCCGGTGGCTTAGCGACAGGTCAATCGACATCTCTGTCATTGAGTTCCAACTTCTCAAAGACGACAATCGGCTGTATCTCGATGCGGAGCAGACGATTCCGACGCCAGAGCACACCATGACTGACGTGAGTCCTGACACTTCTGATGAGCCGTGGAAAGAGGACGGACAGAGTTGGCACCTCAACGAGCGTTCAAACGAGGAAACAGCCGGGTTACTGGAGGATGTCACAGCTGTACTGCAGGACTTGGAGTTCCTCAACGGGCCGGAGTGGGGGCAGAAGCACTACGTCGCGTTCAACAAGGGCCGAAAACGTCGCATCGCGATCCGGACAAAGCGGACGCTGTTCCACATCGATCTGTACGACGTCGATACGGCGTCGCTAGATGCTGCGGAGATCGCAGACGCACTCGGGATTGATGTTGAGTCGGTCGCGGTCAAGAAGGATATGCGTGGAAGTGGTCGAAGTGGGGTGAGAATCACCTGCGTGCCGAACCAGGCGATCGATTTTGAT
It contains:
- a CDS encoding PDDEXK family nuclease — translated: MLRVGDEEDVSTLETVSLKDEGFREDDLREWIINSPESILGEDFRLVGREVSVKQIGDGIDLLAIDRDANVVAIELKRGALKPKVDFQGLKYAAYTSHWDYSKLRDQFEKFKSTSWGRTLYEEETTFTEVLDEFCNEDYTLNQDQRIVFVGESVRERLDIVLRWLSDRSIDISVIEFQLLKDDNRLYLDAEQTIPTPEHTMTDVSPDTSDEPWKEDGQSWHLNERSNEETAGLLEDVTAVLQDLEFLNGPEWGQKHYVAFNKGRKRRIAIRTKRTLFHIDLYDVDTASLDAAEIADALGIDVESVAVKKDMRGSGRSGVRITCVPNQAIDFDAIESQAREILGETTE